TGACCAAAATTTCGCCGTTATCATTAATATCTACAGCATCAATAATTCGGTAACCACTGTCGCAAGGAATTAAATCATTTAAGTCAGTAATTTGATCGGTTGCGATATCGTAAATGAAACCAACTTTACGACGCTCTGTCACCTGAGTTTCTTCTCGTTCAGCATTTCCAACGACTTGGTTCAGATTATTTATATCGTTCGGCGTCCACGCAGAGTCTTCGAAAAAGCCTCGAGGGAAATCCGCGTTCTCTGTTCGATTTGCGTCTGTTACATCGGCAATGAATAAACGATTTCGCACAGAAGTGCTTGTTCTACGGAGTGCAAATCCAACAATCACGCCTTCGTCGTTCACTGCGCGTGCCTGGCTTTGCGTAGCGCCTTCAACTTCTCCACCGAGAATTTGCTGGGCACCTGCTTCTGTAAAGATAGTTGCAAAGTTAAAGAACAGATTTCCATCACCGAAGTTGGTGAAGCCGACGATATCGCCGTTGTTATTCACATCAATCGCTTCACTTCGCACATAAGACTCCTCGGACGCTGATTCAGGTGGTTCAAAGGCGACCCCTAAAGCACGCTGCGAGAGAACATTTCCCGCGCTGTCCAGTTCCCACACATAGGCTTCTTCATTATATAAAGGCAGACGAAGGCTCGCATTGTATTCGGCAGCTGCCCAAACACGATAGAGACACGCGCCTAACGGAATATCTGCGTTAGGTACTGTTTCACCATCTTCATTCTCTATTTCTTCATTAGTACAACCACGGAAACTGTTTTCAATCACTTCCCGATTACTCACCGCGGCGAATCCAACAACCAAGCCATTATCGTTCATACTACGCGCTTTCGATGTACCACCGAAAACTACATCTTCATTCGATTGTAAAACTCGGATGTTTTGTCCGTCACTCCAAAAACCTGCGAGCAAATGTTCAGGCGAGAAATACTCGGTTGCTTCGCCTTCTGAGTTCGTACCCGAAGCCTGCAGGAAGGGGCCGATAGTGTCCCCTACAACATGACCATTATTATTGATATCGACCGGGTAGACTGAGTTACTGAATGACAACGTACCGGTTACTGGCTCCACCACGTCGAATGCCTCAGATAACGAGAAAAAACCGTCATCGTAGATAAAGCCGTCTGCAATTCTCAATTTTTGAAACGTTGGCTGATTGAGTGGTCCACTCGGGCGGTTTAAGTAGTTGCGAAGATAAAGGTATTCGTTTGGACTGAGATTATCGAAATCTTCAATTACAGAGAGCAAAGGATCATCTAGATCGAGTACATCAGTACGAATAGGTAAATTCAATACATCATACCCGATTCCGGAAACCTGACCGGCATTATTCAGACTGTAGCCATTACTCGAAAATGATGTTTCAATCGTTCCAAGTTCAACTATGGAGTAGCTATTAGCCGCATGTGTAACAGCGGTTGGCAAAGCCAATAGTGTCGATACACATAGTGCTGCATACTTCTTTTTAAATTGCATTATTAACCCTGTAATTGTTCCAGTTCGTCCCACCGCGCTAATGCTTCGTTTAGCTCCGCTTCTAGTGCGGCTAATTTCTCCAGCACAGGCTGAGTTTGACTCACTTCTTGATTAAAAAAATCTGGCTCGCTTATTTTTTCTTGTAACTGCTGATGCTCAAGCTCAATTGCTTCTATTCGCTCAGGAAGTAGCTCTAGTTCTCTTTGTAATTTGTATGATAACTTTTTACGGCTGGTTACTAAAGTATCCGTCTGCTCTGATTGCAAAACTGCAGCAGAAGTTCCACCTACTTCATCATCGTTTTTATTATTTTTTGTATTAAACGGAGCTTTTTTACCATTTAAGTACATTGTAACTTCTCTAAAACCACCGACGATTTCCGTTATCTTGCCCTCTCCCTCGAATAGCAGCACCGTCGACACTGTATTTTCAATAAATTCTCTATCGTGACTGACCACCAAAACAGTACCTGCATAATTCACAACGAGATCTTCAAGAAGCTCTAATGTTTCAACGTCTAAATCATTCGTAGGCTCATCTAAAATCAGTAAGTTGGAGTCGTTTAAGAGTATTTTCGCGAGTAAGGCTCGATTACGTTCCCCACCACTCAATGCCTTGAGTGGTGTACGAGCTTGCTGCGGGGTAAAAAGGAAATCTTGTAGGTAACTAAAAATGTGTCGAGTTCGCCCTTGATGAGTCACATCTTGTTTCCCGTCACCCACGTTATCCGCAACTGTTTTCTCAGGATCAAGTGCTGCACGATGTTGGTCATAATAGGCAACATTGAGCTTTGTCCCCTGCTCACTCAGTCCTGAGCTTGGTTCAATCGAGCCTAAGATTAAGCTAAGTAACGTGCTTTTCCCTATACCATTGGGGCCAACGAGAGCTATTTTATCGCCGCGCTGAATTGTTAACGTGAGACCTCTAACAAGTTGTTTACCAGCGATTATGTAGTCCAAATCTTGGCAACGCCATACGATTTTTCCAGACTTCTCACTAGAGCCCGCATTAATATTCACTTGTCCCTGACGATTTCTGCGTGCTGCACGCTCCACGCGCAGTTGTTTCAGGGCTCTTACACGGCCCTCATTGCGTGTTCTTCGTGCTTTTATGCCTTGTCGAATCCATTTTTCTTCTTCAGCGAGCTTTTTATCAAATAGTGCGTTTTGTGCCTCTTCAACTTCAAGTTCATGTTGCTTCGTTGCAACATAGCTCTCGTAATTACCTAGGTAAGACCGTAATTGCCCTCGATCGACGTCTATGATGCAAGTCGCCAACGCCCGAATAAATGCACGATCGTGACTGATAAATACAATAGCTCCTTTGAAAGCGAGTAGCGTTTCTTCGAGCCATTGAATCGTTTCAACATCTAAGTGGTTCGTTGGCTCATCGAGCAACAGAACATCAGGGCTCATTACTAAAGCGCGAGCAAGTGCCACGCGACGTAACCAACCTCCAGACAGTTCACTTAAACGGGTGTCACACGGGAGGTTAAGTTGAGTTAATGTAGTCTCTATCGTTTGCTGTAGTTGCCACGCGCCCAATGCGTCAAGCTTTTCTTGGAGCCTAGAGAGCTTGTTCAACAACTTATCACTTTGCGGTGTATTGATCATGTCTTGCGATACTTGCTCGTACTCCTCCAGCAAGCGGTATGCTTCGGCAAAGCTCTCTGCAACAAACTGATAAATAGTTTGCTCTGTGCGTGCAGGCGGATCTTGGGGTAGCATAGCCACGCGCGCATTATTTTCCCAATGTAACTGGCCATCATCGAGCGCAACAGTACGTGCGATCACTTTCATAAGCGTGGATTTGCCAGCACCATTTCTTCCCACGATACAGAGTCTTTCACCGCTTTCGACAATTAATTCAGCATGGTCGAGGAGCGGCGCATTACCAAAGGCAAGTTGTGCGTCTTGCATACGAACCAAAACGGTCATTTAGATAGAAACTCCATTAATTTTTGCTCTTCAAAGGGCCATTTCATTTCGGCGTCATCTAGTTCGCGAATGATGACAGGAACGAGCGCTCCGTATTCCTGTTTGAGCGCCTCATCACTATCGATATCAACCAAATGCAAACGAATTGGCTCCTCTAGCTGCTGTGCATATATTTGCTGGATCGCAATTTTACAAAGTGGACAAGACTCACGTGTCAGCAAGTAAAAATCATTCATAATACAAGTACCAACAATAATGAATTGCACGTTGACGTTTGAAGTCTAATGGTATTGTCTTCTCGGTGCGTTCCTCAATTTTAAGACCGAGTGCAGACACGGCTCGGTCATCAAATTTAAACTTTCTCATATTGGTCGAAAATATAATGAGTCCACCCTCGCTTAAACAGGCTCTTGCCGCTTGAATCAGGCTCAGGTAGTCCTCCTGAATATCAAAATGAGACTCCATCCGCTTCGAGTTAGAAAAGGTCGGTGGATCGAGAAAGATAAGGTCCCATTTTTCTGTGCCAAGAGTCGCTTGTTCAGTTAGCCAAGTCGTACAGTCGGCTTGAATAAATTTGTGCTTATCGATCGTTTGATGATTTAAACGGAAATTATCCTTTGCCCAATTGAGATATGTCCGCGACATATCAACAGTCGTGACCTCACTCGCCCCACCAAGCGCAGCATGCACCGACGCGGTTCCGGTATAGGCGAAAAGGTTTAGAACGCGTTTTTCACGCGCTCTGTATTGAATATCCTTGCGTACAATTCGATGATCGAGGAATAACCCCGTGTCTAAATAATGCGTTAAATTAACCCAGAATTGAGCATTGTATTCTTGACAGACAAACCGCACAGCTTCCTCGTCTGCGGCAACTTTCGTATATTGTTGCTCACCTTTTTGACGCCGGCGCTGCTTCAGGAAAATTTTAGCGGGATCAACCGGCAAGGTTTCCATTAAGGTATCGATCAAGTCCCACCAACGTGCTTCGGCTTTCTCAGGTTCAATACTCTTGGGCGCTTGGTATTCCTGTACTACCCAATGGTCAAGGTAGTAATCGATCGCTGCATTGTAATCTGGTAAATCCGCGTCATAGACCCGAAAGGCCTCTATCCCCTCGTGCTTTGCCCATTTAGACCGTGCTTGCCAATTTTTCAAAAGCCTGTTGGCAATATCTGTTTTCGCCCGCCGCTCAAAATGAAGTTGATTTGCGAATGAATAGAGTGCAAGACGAATATCTAGTGGGCCGCTTTTTAGTGCGTATTTCTTGTGGCTCGAAAGTTTCAGCGCTTTCAACATGGTATCACTTGGACCTAATAAGGCCGCATGCCATGTTTGAGGTAACTCTCGTAAGCCATTTCCGATTGCCGAATAAAGTTGACGTGCAGCTAATGCCGCTTCCAGTCTCTCACCATAGGGTGGATTTGAAATGACCAAGCCATTCGGGTGCATGTCGTTAAATTGCTCCCAGAAATGTACGTTGGACGAATCTATTGCACCAAACTTAAACAGGTGCCCTAGCCCCAGTTTATGTGCGCCTTGATCTGCATAACGCAGGACAACGGTGTCCAGATCGTAACCCAAGAACTGCCAGTTGCAACTTTCCCGCGCGGCTTCAAAATGAGAAACCGCTTCATCCTTTATTTTTTGCCATTCATTTTCGTCGTGTTGGCACCAAGCATTCCAGCCATAATCTTCCCGTAACAGCCCCGGCGGACACTTCGTTTTTATCATCGCCAGCTCGAGCAGCAAGGTACCGCTTCCGCAGAACGGATCAACGATTGTAAGTGGTTCGCTAGGCTCAGTAATTAATTGCAATGCGCGCAGTGCAATTGCCGCAGCAAGGGTTTCACGAATTGGCGCAGGTCCTGTTGCTGTCCGATAGCCCCGCTCATGGAGACCTCTGCCACTCAAATCAAGATAAATGCTCGCTTTGCCTTTTGCCAGGTTCACATAAATATGGGTTTCTGCGAAATCTTTAGAAACCGACGGCCGTTCATCATGCGCACGCCAGTAATCTAGATAACCGTCCTTTACCACCTGCGCTGCAAAGCCCGAATGTTTTAAAACCTTACTCGTGCCTTGAAACTTCACAACGAAATCGCGCTTAGGATTTACATGCGCTTGCCAATCTACCGACTGCACTGCACTTAAAAGCGTTTCGCGATCATGGACATCGAAACTTCCGAGGCTCAAATAAACTCGACTGGCAGTACGCAACTGCAGCATCATTTGGTACATCGTAGGCCGAGATGCTTGTAAATACATACCGCCGTGAGTTCTTTTGATATCACTCACTGCAAATTCGGAGAGTTCCTGCATTAAAAGTTCTTCGAGCCCGTGAGCACAGGTTAGGTAAAGCGAGAGCATTATGGAAAATCCTTAAAAGTAGAGGCAAAATTATACGCAGAATCGGTTGCTATGTCTGCCTTACTCTTCAAAGTTCGCTTGGGATTGTTGGATTTGTGAGCAAACAAAACAAATTTCGAGAATACCCCTTGCTTTATATCCGAAGCTCACCTATAGTTCACGCCCTCAGACGCGGGGTGGAGCAGTCTGGTAGCTCGTCGGGCTCATAACCCGAAGGTCGTAGGTTCAAATCCTGCCCCCGCAACCAATTTCCTTTTCTTTCGATGTCATTGTTCTGTAGTCAGTAACTCGTTATATTAACTGAAACAAGAAAGAATGGATGTCTCCTTGCAATTATCAGATATTTGGGTGGTGAGCTACTGGCTCATACTCGCATTAGTTTTACTTCGAATTGTCTTCAGAAAAAGAAGCAGTGTGAGCTCTTCACTTGCTTGGTTTCTTATTATTGTCATTTTCCCGATTTTCGGGGTCATATTGTATGTATTTTTCGGGGAAATCCAGTTAGGCGCTCGACGCGCAGAACGGGCACTTCGAATGCGCGAGCCTTTTGTAACCAATCTTACCTCTCAAGCTCAGCGGTTTACTGCGGAAAGGCCGGAAAACCCGGTGGCACAGTCAGTTTTCGATATTATGAGTCGACAACTCGGGACCGGAGGGCTGACGTACCGAAACCTAAACTTACTTAAACATCCTGACGTCATCTTTGATGCTTGGTTGGACGATATAAGCCAGGCGCAAACGAGTATTCGTGCCGCGTTTTATATCTGGCATTCGAAAGGTAAAGTCACCGCGATCACGGATGCTTTGATTGCTGCGAAAAAACGTGGTGTAGATGTCGAATTACTGATTGATCATGCAGGTAGTTGGCGTTTCTTTTTATGGCATAAAGACTTACGCCGTATGCAACAGGCCGGCATTAAAATTGTTGCAGCGCTCCCCGTTTCGATCTGGAGAAATCTTTTTCGCCGCGTTGATCTAAGAATGCACCGAAAGCTTCTCATTATTGATCATCACGTGGCATACAGTGGCTCCATGAATATGGCAGACCCTGCCTATTTTAATATTGGCCGACAGGTTGGCCCCTGGATTGATTTGGTCATTCGTTTTGAGGGTGCCGCAGCGTTTGGCGTATCCAAGGTGTTTTCTTGGGATTGGGAACTCGAAACAGGTGAGAGAAACTTTCCCGCCTTCCCCGAACAGATCAAAGCTTCAAATGAATCTATGACCATGATTCCGTCGGGTCCAGACATTGGAAAGGATTTAATAAGCCAAGTGCTGTTAGTTACGATTTATCGAGCAAAGCAGTCTATTTTTCTCACAACCCCCTACTTTGTTCCCTCAGAAGCTATTTTCGACGCCTTATGTCACGCGCTTCAGCGTGGTGTCTCTGTAACAATTATTGTTCCACAGAAGTGTGATTCCCGCATAGCCGGCTGGGCCAGCCGCTCCTTTTATGAAGAATTTTTGCGTGCTGGAGGAGAAATTCGTTTATTTAAGAAGGGCTTGTTACACGCTAAAACAGTCGTAATCGACCAAGAAGTTGCTCTCGTTGGAAGCGTTAATCTTGACGCCAGAAGCTTTCAGCTTAATTTTGAACTGACGTTCGCGATATACAATAAGGAAGCTTGCCAAGCAATTCAGGCAGTTCTCAATGAATATCACCTAGACAGCGACGCTGTAGGAGCAAACGAATGGTTTAAACGGTCAGAAGTGTCTCGCGCACTCGAACGGCTCTGCTACTTTTTGAGCCCGTTACTTTAATGAGTTTTGCTTTGCGAATGATTAGGCGAATTGCTGCCAATGGTCGGAAGAAGACTGAACCGGGTGCAACTCATGGCTTAAAAGGCGATCTTTAAGCACTCGAATCACTTCGAAGCGCTTCATTACCTTGGTGCTCGCTACTTCGAAACTAGGATCAATGAGCATACAAAGTGCTGTACGCTCATCTTGTTCAATCATTAAGAACGAACCTTTGGCAAAACCTGAGTTGAGTGAACAGAACAAGTACTCCGCAGGCCAAGGCTCAACTACCCCTGTTTGAAAATGCCAGCTCTGTGGCATTAGGGCTCTACCAAAACGCGCAAACGCGACCGCATGAAGCGCAAACAAGAGTTGCTCAGTAGAAGAAAGCGGACAGTATTGTTCAAGATATTGTTGAATCTTACTAAACAGCTCGGCGTCATCTAACGAAAACGCGCTTTGAGATTTCATGTCCGGACGCAAATGCTTGCGTCTAAATTGCAATTTCTCAGTGAGCCCACCGTCCATTTCGATGGCCAGTTGCTCTTGTTTTTCGTTATATATCCATTGCCAAGACTGCATTTGCAAATATCTCATGCTTTTTTTTATTTCTTATTCGCCTACTTTACTCTGATCTTGATTATCACGCAATAACTAGGCTAACGATTTGATAATACGGGGGATCAACGTGGGCCCCTGATAAATAAAGCCGGTGTATAACTGAATCAAATTTGCACCTGCTGACAGCTTATCGGCCGCACTTTGCGGATCTTCAATACCACCAACCCCAATAATCGGGTAAGTTGCGCCACAATGGTCTCGCAACGTGTGAATTACTTGCGTGCTTTGTGATTGTAAAGGACGACCGCTTAGCCCCCCTGCTTCTTCACTCACTGGAAATTGCGAGACGGCGTCACGCGCAATTGTGGTATTCGTTGCAATAACACCATCGATCTCATTCTCTAATAATAAATCTGCCAGAGTGCGAATCGCATCGGAGTCTAAATCAGGTGCAATTTTAACGACAATAGGTACATACCTTTGATGTTTATCGGATTGCCGCGCCTGCTCTTGCTTAATAACTTGCAATAGCGCTTGCAATTGTGTTCCATGTTGCATGTTTCGTAAGCCAGGCGTGTTTGGAGACGATACATTCACCGTGACATAGCTAGCTTTTGAGTAGACGCGCTCTAGGCAAATACGAAAATCTTCTGGACCTAACGCCTCAGAAGTATCTTTATTCTTGCCAATATTAATTCCTAACACGCCTTTAAAACGCGTTTGCTCTAAATTATGCATGAGTAGGTCGAGGCCACCATTATTGAAACCCATGCGGTTTATTAACGCATTTGCCTCTGGAATACGGAACATTCGCGGTTTCGGGTTACCTGGTTGTGGTTTGGGCGTGACGGTTCCTACTTCTATAAAGCCAAAACCCATTTGTGCAAATGCATCTACTGCGTTTGCATTTTTATCAAGCCCAGCGGCAAGGCCGACGGGATTAGGAAACTCTAACCCCATCAATTGCACAGGCTTATTGGGCACCTTTTGCTTGAGAATAGGCGCCCAAATTGAACGCCCAATGCGGCTCAACCACTTTAAAGTTAAATCATGTGACTGTTCTGCGTCTTGCTGAAACAGCCACTTTCGTATGAGTGGATACGCCTGATAAATCACTTCACAGAACCACAATTGTGACTGAGCAGCATAAGCTCTCTCAATGCAACGGAGAACTTCGCAAATTCATGACTCTTCGTAGTTTTAAAGTCTGCAAGCATGTGCTTCCAGCGTTCTACATAACTACCGTTCTCGCTGTACCAGAGGCTCAACATTTCTTCGGGTTGTTTACTCTGCTCCGCAAATTTTAACACGGTGCTGGTGAGCGCGCGTTGCTGCCAATCTAACTCCTCTCGGAATGCTGCACGAGCAAGAGCCTGCCAGTGGTTTGCAACAGGTTGTGCATTCACTTGTTGGAGGAACCAATGTAATTGAATGTCAGCCCCTAACTTGAAGTAGATTTGCGATACTACCGAAATCTTTTGGCTTGTATTTTCAGCAATCTCAGCAATATCCATCGCGGAGAAAATAGTACTCAGTAGTGCAACTTGCTCTGCAAGCTTGGCCGGCACACCCTCTTCTGTGTACTTGTTAATATCTTTTTGGATATCTTCCGCTTCTTTTTCATTTAGGTAGCTAAGTGCGTTCTTACGCAGATCGTCGAATGCCTTCTTATAAAAATCTATATTCTCTTGAATGGTCGAGAAATTTGGATTCTTGTGACGCAGGAACCAACGCGTGGTTCTGCGCACCATTCGG
This genomic interval from Idiomarinaceae bacterium HL-53 contains the following:
- a CDS encoding Glutaredoxin-like domain (DUF836), producing the protein MQFIIVGTCIMNDFYLLTRESCPLCKIAIQQIYAQQLEEPIRLHLVDIDSDEALKQEYGALVPVIIRELDDAEMKWPFEEQKLMEFLSK
- a CDS encoding ATP-binding cassette, subfamily F, uup is translated as MTVLVRMQDAQLAFGNAPLLDHAELIVESGERLCIVGRNGAGKSTLMKVIARTVALDDGQLHWENNARVAMLPQDPPARTEQTIYQFVAESFAEAYRLLEEYEQVSQDMINTPQSDKLLNKLSRLQEKLDALGAWQLQQTIETTLTQLNLPCDTRLSELSGGWLRRVALARALVMSPDVLLLDEPTNHLDVETIQWLEETLLAFKGAIVFISHDRAFIRALATCIIDVDRGQLRSYLGNYESYVATKQHELEVEEAQNALFDKKLAEEEKWIRQGIKARRTRNEGRVRALKQLRVERAARRNRQGQVNINAGSSEKSGKIVWRCQDLDYIIAGKQLVRGLTLTIQRGDKIALVGPNGIGKSTLLSLILGSIEPSSGLSEQGTKLNVAYYDQHRAALDPEKTVADNVGDGKQDVTHQGRTRHIFSYLQDFLFTPQQARTPLKALSGGERNRALLAKILLNDSNLLILDEPTNDLDVETLELLEDLVVNYAGTVLVVSHDREFIENTVSTVLLFEGEGKITEIVGGFREVTMYLNGKKAPFNTKNNKNDDEVGGTSAAVLQSEQTDTLVTSRKKLSYKLQRELELLPERIEAIELEHQQLQEKISEPDFFNQEVSQTQPVLEKLAALEAELNEALARWDELEQLQG
- a CDS encoding cell division protein ZapC, translating into MQSWQWIYNEKQEQLAIEMDGGLTEKLQFRRKHLRPDMKSQSAFSLDDAELFSKIQQYLEQYCPLSSTEQLLFALHAVAFARFGRALMPQSWHFQTGVVEPWPAEYLFCSLNSGFAKGSFLMIEQDERTALCMLIDPSFEVASTKVMKRFEVIRVLKDRLLSHELHPVQSSSDHWQQFA
- a CDS encoding 23S rRNA (guanine2445-N2)-methyltransferase / 23S rRNA (guanine2069-N7)-methyltransferase; its protein translation is MLSLYLTCAHGLEELLMQELSEFAVSDIKRTHGGMYLQASRPTMYQMMLQLRTASRVYLSLGSFDVHDRETLLSAVQSVDWQAHVNPKRDFVVKFQGTSKVLKHSGFAAQVVKDGYLDYWRAHDERPSVSKDFAETHIYVNLAKGKASIYLDLSGRGLHERGYRTATGPAPIRETLAAAIALRALQLITEPSEPLTIVDPFCGSGTLLLELAMIKTKCPPGLLREDYGWNAWCQHDENEWQKIKDEAVSHFEAARESCNWQFLGYDLDTVVLRYADQGAHKLGLGHLFKFGAIDSSNVHFWEQFNDMHPNGLVISNPPYGERLEAALAARQLYSAIGNGLRELPQTWHAALLGPSDTMLKALKLSSHKKYALKSGPLDIRLALYSFANQLHFERRAKTDIANRLLKNWQARSKWAKHEGIEAFRVYDADLPDYNAAIDYYLDHWVVQEYQAPKSIEPEKAEARWWDLIDTLMETLPVDPAKIFLKQRRRQKGEQQYTKVAADEEAVRFVCQEYNAQFWVNLTHYLDTGLFLDHRIVRKDIQYRAREKRVLNLFAYTGTASVHAALGGASEVTTVDMSRTYLNWAKDNFRLNHQTIDKHKFIQADCTTWLTEQATLGTEKWDLIFLDPPTFSNSKRMESHFDIQEDYLSLIQAARACLSEGGLIIFSTNMRKFKFDDRAVSALGLKIEERTEKTIPLDFKRQRAIHYCWYLYYE
- a CDS encoding cardiolipin synthase yields the protein MDVSLQLSDIWVVSYWLILALVLLRIVFRKRSSVSSSLAWFLIIVIFPIFGVILYVFFGEIQLGARRAERALRMREPFVTNLTSQAQRFTAERPENPVAQSVFDIMSRQLGTGGLTYRNLNLLKHPDVIFDAWLDDISQAQTSIRAAFYIWHSKGKVTAITDALIAAKKRGVDVELLIDHAGSWRFFLWHKDLRRMQQAGIKIVAALPVSIWRNLFRRVDLRMHRKLLIIDHHVAYSGSMNMADPAYFNIGRQVGPWIDLVIRFEGAAAFGVSKVFSWDWELETGERNFPAFPEQIKASNESMTMIPSGPDIGKDLISQVLLVTIYRAKQSIFLTTPYFVPSEAIFDALCHALQRGVSVTIIVPQKCDSRIAGWASRSFYEEFLRAGGEIRLFKKGLLHAKTVVIDQEVALVGSVNLDARSFQLNFELTFAIYNKEACQAIQAVLNEYHLDSDAVGANEWFKRSEVSRALERLCYFLSPLL
- a CDS encoding dihydroorotate oxidase A: MIYQAYPLIRKWLFQQDAEQSHDLTLKWLSRIGRSIWAPILKQKVPNKPVQLMGLEFPNPVGLAAGLDKNANAVDAFAQMGFGFIEVGTVTPKPQPGNPKPRMFRIPEANALINRMGFNNGGLDLLMHNLEQTRFKGVLGINIGKNKDTSEALGPEDFRICLERVYSKASYVTVNVSSPNTPGLRNMQHGTQLQALLQVIKQEQARQSDKHQRYVPIVVKIAPDLDSDAIRTLADLLLENEIDGVIATNTTIARDAVSQFPVSEEAGGLSGRPLQSQSTQVIHTLRDHCGATYPIIGVGGIEDPQSAADKLSAGANLIQLYTGFIYQGPTLIPRIIKSLA